One Setaria viridis chromosome 5, Setaria_viridis_v4.0, whole genome shotgun sequence genomic region harbors:
- the LOC117857576 gene encoding uncharacterized protein isoform X2, protein MSVPGVASRAADRFYCPPARRHLLDKQQKQHPPLTAAAVEEPAKPTPELRRDPPPSPAPETATAANNLESFIASTAVRVPARRHPRAGTRGRGAGADGHGGAPYYELADLWDAFGEWSAYGAGVPLLLNGTDGVVQYYVPFLSAIQLYGSRPSSKRRFNEDSDDGSSPDTSSDVSSVSDNERSIGITTQCLAENICTDQEDFSSDDSDSRNQESSPIFQYVEHDAPYGRQPLADMISVFARTFPDLTTYKSCDLLPSSWISVAWYPIYRIPTGPTLQDLDACFLTFHSLSTALDGMLTGRPETNNFHNNKIADVPGKITLPLIGLASYKLHGSMWMSNQHHEQQLTTSLLKAADDWLCQRQVDHPDYRFFLSH, encoded by the exons ATGTCCGTCCCCGGCGTTGCTTCCCGCGCCGCCGACCGCTTCTACTGCCCCCcagcccgccgccacctcctcgacAAGCAGCAGAAACAGCACCCGCCGCTGACTGCGGCGGCAGTCGAGGAGCCGGCGAAGCCGAcgccggagctccggcgagATCCTCCcccttcgccggcgccggagacggcgacggcggcgaatAATCTCGAGAGCTTCAtcgcctccaccgccgtccGCGTGCCCGCACGGCGCCATCCCCGG GCGGGCACGCGAGGGAGGGGCGCAGGCGCGGACGGACACGGGGGCGCGCCGTACTACGAGCTCGCGGATCTGTGGGACGCGTTCGGGGAGTGGAGCGCGTACGGCGCCGGCGTGCCGCTGCTGCTCAATGGCACGGACGGCGTCGTGCAGTACTACGTGCCCTTCCTCTCGGCTATCCAGCTCTATGGCTCGCGGCCGTCAAGCAAGAG ACGATTTAATGAAGACAGTGATGATGGCAGTTCTCCAGACACAAGTAGTGATGTAAGCAGTGTGAGTGATAATGAAAGGTCCATTGGAATAACAACCCAGTGCTTAGCAGAAAATATTTGCACCGATCAAGAAGATTTTTCCAGTGATGACAGTGATTCCAGAAACCAGGAATCATCCCCTATTTTCCAATATGTGGAGCATGATGCACCATATGGAAGACAACCTTTAGCAGATATG ATTTCAGTATTTGCACGTACGTTTCCTGATCTAACGACATACAAGAGTTGTGATCTTCTGCCATCCAGTTGGATTTCTGTAGCCTG GTATCCCATATACCGGATACCAACAGGACCCACGCTACAAGATCTAGATGCTTGCTTCTTAACATTCCATTCATTGTCAACAGCACTAGATG GTATGTTAACTGGGCGTCCTGAGACAAATAACTTCCATAACAATAAAATTGCTGATGTTCCTGGGAAGATCACACTGCCTCTGATTGGTCTAGCTTCTTACAAACTACATGGTTCCATGTGGATGTCAAATCAGCACCATGAACAGCAGTTAACTACATCTCTTCTGAAAGCTGCTGATGACTGGCTTTGCCAGCGGCAAGTAGATCATCCAGATTACCGCTTCTTCCTCTCACACTAA
- the LOC117857576 gene encoding uncharacterized protein isoform X1 produces the protein MSVPGVASRAADRFYCPPARRHLLDKQQKQHPPLTAAAVEEPAKPTPELRRDPPPSPAPETATAANNLESFIASTAVRVPARRHPRVHPLLQRLSPARRSCLGVRRLTEGGPVGLFSVRLQAGTRGRGAGADGHGGAPYYELADLWDAFGEWSAYGAGVPLLLNGTDGVVQYYVPFLSAIQLYGSRPSSKRRFNEDSDDGSSPDTSSDVSSVSDNERSIGITTQCLAENICTDQEDFSSDDSDSRNQESSPIFQYVEHDAPYGRQPLADMISVFARTFPDLTTYKSCDLLPSSWISVAWYPIYRIPTGPTLQDLDACFLTFHSLSTALDGMLTGRPETNNFHNNKIADVPGKITLPLIGLASYKLHGSMWMSNQHHEQQLTTSLLKAADDWLCQRQVDHPDYRFFLSH, from the exons ATGTCCGTCCCCGGCGTTGCTTCCCGCGCCGCCGACCGCTTCTACTGCCCCCcagcccgccgccacctcctcgacAAGCAGCAGAAACAGCACCCGCCGCTGACTGCGGCGGCAGTCGAGGAGCCGGCGAAGCCGAcgccggagctccggcgagATCCTCCcccttcgccggcgccggagacggcgacggcggcgaatAATCTCGAGAGCTTCAtcgcctccaccgccgtccGCGTGCCCGCACGGCGCCATCCCCGGGTGCATCCTCTCCTCCAGCGCCTGTCGCCTGCTCGCCGCTCGTGCCTTGGCGTTCGACGACTGACTGAAGGGGGTCCGGTTGGGCTGTTTTCCGTGCGCTTGCAGGCGGGCACGCGAGGGAGGGGCGCAGGCGCGGACGGACACGGGGGCGCGCCGTACTACGAGCTCGCGGATCTGTGGGACGCGTTCGGGGAGTGGAGCGCGTACGGCGCCGGCGTGCCGCTGCTGCTCAATGGCACGGACGGCGTCGTGCAGTACTACGTGCCCTTCCTCTCGGCTATCCAGCTCTATGGCTCGCGGCCGTCAAGCAAGAG ACGATTTAATGAAGACAGTGATGATGGCAGTTCTCCAGACACAAGTAGTGATGTAAGCAGTGTGAGTGATAATGAAAGGTCCATTGGAATAACAACCCAGTGCTTAGCAGAAAATATTTGCACCGATCAAGAAGATTTTTCCAGTGATGACAGTGATTCCAGAAACCAGGAATCATCCCCTATTTTCCAATATGTGGAGCATGATGCACCATATGGAAGACAACCTTTAGCAGATATG ATTTCAGTATTTGCACGTACGTTTCCTGATCTAACGACATACAAGAGTTGTGATCTTCTGCCATCCAGTTGGATTTCTGTAGCCTG GTATCCCATATACCGGATACCAACAGGACCCACGCTACAAGATCTAGATGCTTGCTTCTTAACATTCCATTCATTGTCAACAGCACTAGATG GTATGTTAACTGGGCGTCCTGAGACAAATAACTTCCATAACAATAAAATTGCTGATGTTCCTGGGAAGATCACACTGCCTCTGATTGGTCTAGCTTCTTACAAACTACATGGTTCCATGTGGATGTCAAATCAGCACCATGAACAGCAGTTAACTACATCTCTTCTGAAAGCTGCTGATGACTGGCTTTGCCAGCGGCAAGTAGATCATCCAGATTACCGCTTCTTCCTCTCACACTAA
- the LOC117858508 gene encoding protein DOG1-like 4 has protein sequence MPPPQQPRRSQGGRPRPPLTPKSPMAYSDDMEAFYDTWVGREEQIVADLTAALALPPRRRRDALLPLVDVAVGHVAAYYEHKARLADRDVVAALDPRWLNPLERTFLWAWGWKPALVFRFVETGAVGVGGMGSAQRRALEDLRAATAAAEREVDREVAAVQESLAGPRVLAALRRQHFPRNGEADDAVAAVGRSLRVLLGTADALRERTLRGVVGLLAPDQAAAFVAAMLRFHLAVRHAGRDWGSGHGGQRVV, from the coding sequence ATGCCGCCGCCTCAGCAGCCGCGCCGGTCTCAAGGAGGCCGTCCCCGTCCTCCTCTCACGCCGAAGTCACCCATGGCGTACTCCGACGACATGGAGGCGTTCTACGACACCTGGGTGGGCCGCGAGGAGCAGATCGTGGCCGACCTCACGGCCGCGCTGGCGCtgccgccccggcgccgccgcgacgcgcTGCTGCCGCTCGTGGACGTCGCCGTCGGCCACGTCGCCGCCTACTACGAGCACAAGGCCCGCCTCGCCGACCGCGACGTGGTGGCCGCGCTCGACCCGCGCTGGCTCAACCCGCTCGAGCGCACCTTCCTCTGGGCCTGGGGCTGGAAGCCCGCGCTGGTGTTCCGCTTCGTGGAGAccggcgccgtcggcgtcggcggcatGGGTTCCGCGCAGCGGCGCGCGCTCGAGGACCTCCGCGCCGCCACAGCGGCCGCGGAGCGGGAGGTGGACCGCGAGGTGGCGGCCGTGCAGGAGTCCCTGGCGGGCCCGCGAGTGCTGGCGGCGCTGCGCCGCCAGCACTTCCCGCGGAACGGGGAGGCGGACGACGCCGTGGCCGCGGTCGGGCGCTCGCTGCGCGTGCTGCTGGGCACGGCCGACGCGCTGCGGGAGCGCACGCTGCGCGGCGTCGTCGGCCTGCTCGCGCCGGACCAGGCGGCCGCGTTCGTGGCGGCCATGCTCAGGTTCCACCTCGCCGTCCGCCACGCCGGCCGCGACTGGGGCTCCGGCCACGGCGGCCAGCGGGTCGTCTAG